tatatatatatatgtatatatagagtatatatatatatatgtatatatatctatatacatatatatatatacatatatatatatatatatatatatacatatatatataggtatatatatatgtatatatatatatatacatatatatatatatatatatatatatatatatatatatatatataatatatatatatgaaatatttgttttttccacagaaCCTCAAAAAAGAATCCAAAAATCATCTCTACAACTCGGATGGAGTccatattcaaggtgtgtgttgtgtgtgctgtgttacaGCAACATTATTTTAATCAGACAAAAGTGCATTTCAGTCTGATTTAATGTCACCTTTACCTCTGACTTACAAAGTGCTCACACTGGAGACATCGATATGAAATAAAGTCTCTAAAGAAAACGTCACCATATTAATGATTACACACCACATTTTTAATCTATACATGAGGAGCGTTTCCCATATGAGTCCCTGTaaataagctgttactatagaaaccctTTAGAATGTGAAATTAATCCAGTtcacatcttctgaccaatcagaattctgTGATATAAAAACCATATAACAGATTATGtagcatttaattttttttttacttattgtgttaaatgtgtgttaaattaGGAGCTGGAGCACAAATTCATCACACTGTTGAAGAATGAGCTGAACAGGTTCAAGAAGCTACTTAGTGCTGATTACCCAGCATGCTCTGGGGCAGAGGAAGAGGATCTGCACtgtgttagagagagtgtgctgaagatcacactgcacatcctgaagaacatgaagcaGAAAGATCTCGCTCACACACTGCAGATCAGTAAGAGCttcttattattacattttatcacATGAATGGAAACACACTGGGCCACTGGGCCATATTATCCTACTGATTATTATCCTAATGAATACAGTTTTACAACAAATACATGACCCAGGGTTAATCCTAGTGTTCTGGGTCTATTACGTCttattgatgtatttattaGGAATATAATACCATTTTTGACCAAAATTGAGTTTCACATTAAGTATattgtttacattaaaatgatcatcatCACATTTGTCTGTTTGATAGAGCTGGCCTCTGTGTATCAGAGAAATCTCAAATCTGGACTGAAGgataaatgtaaaagaattaatgaaggaatctcacagcatgggACATCAACACTTCTGAATCAGATCTTcacagagctctacatcacagagagTGGGAGTGGAGatgtcaataatgaacatgaggtgagacagattgagacgGCGTCCAGGAGATCAGCAACAGAGGAGacacccatcaaatgtaatgagctctttaaagacaagtccatcagaactgtgctgactaaaggagtagctggaattggaaaaacagtctctgtgcagaagttcattctggactgggctgaaggaaaaGCAAATCAGGACGTCCTCTTCCtgtttccacttccctttagagagctgaatctgataaAGCAGGAACAATTCAGTCTGATGAACCTTATTCATCAGTTTTTCCCCATGATTAAGGACTTGGAAGTAATAGACAGCAATGTCTACAAAGTTTTGTtcatctttgatggtctggatgagtgtcgacttcctctaaatttccagaacaACGagatgttgtgtgatgtgacagagtcagcctcagtggacgtgctgctgacgaacctcatcaaggggaatctgcttccttCTGCTCTCCTTTGGATAACCACtcgaccaggagcagccaatcagatccctcctgagcgcgtagaccaggtaacagaggtacgagggttcagtgatcctcagaaagaggagtactttaagaagaggatcagtgatcagagcctggccaataaaATCATCAGACACATGAAGTCTTCAAggagcctctacatcatgtgccacatcccagtcttctgctggatctcagccacagTTCTAGAGaaaatgttgggtgaagcagaaagtggagagatccccaagactctgactcaaatgttcacacacttcctgatcattcagatcaaacacaaggaccaaaagtacaATCTGAAATATGACCCTGATCCAcagaagagcagagagagtatcatggctttgggaaaactggctttccaccagctggatAAAGGAAACATTATGTTTTATGATGAAGATCTGAGAGaatgtggcattgatgtcagagaagttgcagtgtactcaggagtgtgtactcAAATCTTCAGAACAGAGTCTGGACTCCACCTGGGGAAGATGTTCAGCTTTGtgcatctgagtgttcaggagtttttGGCTGCATTATATGCGTTTATCTGCTTCActgacagaaaacaaataaaagaacaagTCACTGATCTGTCTGGTCTTTTCAACAAATCAGAAATGTCTGACTTCCTCAAGGGTGCAGTGGAccaggccttacagagtgaaaACGGACACTTGGACCTTTTCCTCCGGTTCCTTCTGGGCCTCTCAGTGGAGTCTAATCAGAAGCTCATTCGAGGTCTACTGACAAACACAGGAAGCAGCTCTGACTGCCAAAAGGACATAGTTGAGTACATCAAGTTAAAGTTTGATCAAAACCCATCTCCAGAGAGATCAATCAATCTGTTCTACTGTCTGAACGAGTTAAATGATGATTCACTGGTGAAAGAGATCCAAAGCTACATGAGCTCAGGTCGTCTCTCTGAAGCTGAACTCTCACCTGCTCAGTGGTCTGCTCTGGTCTTTGTGTTGCTGACATCAGAGGAGGATCTGGAAGTGTTTGAGCTACAGAAGTTCATAAGATCAGATGAATGCTTTAAGAGACTGTTACCAGTCGTCCAGGAATCCACAAAAGTTCTGTAAGTAAAACCTGTTTCTCCATTTAGCTGCAGGATACATTCAGGATCACACTGATGCCAAGAAATGTTAATCAAATGGcattaaacattacaaatataaacagGTATTAAAATTagtttgtatatgtttgtatattttaccAGCAAATTACAGTTTTAAAAGTTAGTGGACAGCAGAACATcacatgcatgtacagtactgtgcaaaagttttaggcaggtgtgataattggaaataattgaataattgaATGTGAAATAATTTGATTGAATGGACTTGATTCCTCTTTGTTGCTCTAACAGTCCAGCAGTTTAGAACAGTCCTGCTTAATACAGCCAGAGTAAGATACATCTTTACTTACTGATATTTTCTCCTTTCAGGCTCAGTGAGTGTAACCTGACAGACAGAAGCTGCTGGTctttacacacagttctcaGCTCAGAATCCTCCAAGCTGACTGAGGTGGATCTGAGCAGTAATCCTCTGGgggactcaggagtgaagcagcttTGTGCTGGACTGAAGAGTCcaaactgtaaactggagacactgaggtcaGTTCATCTTTATTATTCAAGTTCAGGTTTCAAGTTAGAATCAGTAAGCAGCATACAGGGAAATACCAGGAGTCAGACACCAGACATCTAACaactaacagaaacaaaaggctTGGTAATTCCAGGTGTAACACAAACTGagcattacatcatcacaatgTGAGATGTGATAGAACAGAAGAGTGTGAGCAGAAGTCTGGTGATTGTGAACAGGTTAGGGGTAATGGGTGCTGGGATGTATTGTCTAAACTGCCATGACTGCAGGCcacagtgcattctgggaaactgAGTTCATTGACGGGGTTGACCTGACACCAGAAAAATAGTAATAGTGCCcttttattaattgattaaacTGGACGTGTTAATATGAGGATTgatttggaaaataattgtAGGTTTATGATCAGGTGGCTAGAAACTACAAAGACCACAaacctttaaagaaaacattacagTTACCttttaattctgattctgatatcctgtcaggactcagcccagactttggccatgtgccttttgtttatgttctgttttcacgtgtctgcccctcCATTGTCTTTTCCTCCCAGCCTCTGCACaactgtccctcatgtgtcatgattatTAGTACTATTTAGTAGAGccgtgttgccttgtgcagcgcggaatcctattgtcttcatgtctggttttgtctttgtcctgtttcgtgttttgttttgttaaaaaaatccctgtttattttagctatcctgcagttGGGTCCGTTTTTTTTACCTCGCGTAACTGACATATCCATTCAAACCACCAAGCAAAAGCATTTTAAGCTAAATCCTACCAAACAGGATATGTTAGATTTAGATCtctttcatgaataaataataatagacatTTGTTCTCACAGACTTCCAGACTGCAGTATAACagaggaatatatatatatatatatatatatatatatatatatatatatatatatatatatatatatataaataaatatatatatatatatatatatatatatatatatatatatataaatatatataaatatatataaatatatcagttGTGCTATGTTTTTGCATAGTGAGAAAATTAGGTCAAATATTTATGATTACATTCCTCCGGATGCTTTGTTCTTATCTTCTAATCatcactatataaaaatatattattatttcttgattggtttaaatataatgttataatttaATGAATGCCATTTTTGCAGTTCGCTAAACAGCTTCTTAATTCAGTATTTGCTTCCTTAGATGTTGACTGTATATTTCCTATTTTGTAtagactttcagactgcagtataacagaggaaggatacatcgctctgtctgaagctctgaaatcatctcacctgatagagctggacctcagagggaacgaccctggagcatcaggagtgaagctgctcactgatttactacaggatccagactgtaaactgaacacactgaggtcagcAAGATACAATACATGGTCAAATGTCTGTGGCCCCCTGATCATCACACAAATCCACAAAGTCCCCGTCTAACATCTAGTAGACATTTACCATCTTAGAAAAGGCTCCTTATTTTGTCAAACAAAACTTTTTGCCTGGTTTAATGAATTTCTCTACTTAGCTTTTATCATCTGTTCTAAAATTCTCCTTGTTGGGGAAATAAATGTTCATATGAATTCTCactgacaaacagacacaatTATAGAAGACAAGAGCATTCTGTGTCACTTACAGAAGTCAAAGAAAGAATCTGGTTTTTATTGAACACATTAGTACTGTTACAGTTATAGACCTCACAATGTAGCaggaaaatgttattttatagtttttataactGACTATAAAGAGTTAAAACTCATACAGAAGACAAATGGTGACAttctgtctgtatctatctGTGACTTACTGCCTGATCTCCTGTTTGTGGTTGTGAAAGTTcacatattaaaatatcaatAGAACTAATTGTGGATTTTGGACAGTTGACACTAAATAAGTCAGACGTGTCCCAGTACAATTGTGTCTCTACCAGTAAAATATCAAGGTAATATTCCAGTAACAGAAAACATAGCTGCTGTCTCACCTCACTACACCTCTTAATAATATATTCAGTTTAACCCAAaaccttttacatttaattaagaaTCACTCATTTTTAAGATCAGTAGTTAAAATGATCTGATACTGAAGGTTTCAGCAGAGACTGACATCTAATGGAGGATTCAGGAGGCTGGAGGTAAAATAAAGGATGAAACtgttaataatttaatctgtttctgtttcctgacTACAGGCTGTTAAAAAGTCCTGATGCAGTGAAGGTCTGTGATTCTCTGACTGAGGTTCTGGGTACAAACCCCTTActgctgagagaactggatctgagtgggaaaataaaaggagactcaggagtgaagcagctctctgttCTACTGAAGGATTCACACTGCAGAACTGAGACACTTACGTATGTCACTTAAATGTTTATAGACTTAActattacttttaaaatatacaattatactttttttattaactaTAATCACTGTATAATTCATATAAACTCATTGTCATGTGATCATCAGAATAAAATGTTCCTTAAAGTGAAGATCTTCTTTCCACTGTTTCTGGTTATCTTTAGGCTAAAGGTCTGTAGTATAACAGAAGAAGGCTGTTCAGATTTGTCttcatctctttatttaaatcctGCACACATAAGAGAGATGGATCTGAGTGAGAATAAATTAGGAAACTCTGGAGTGCAGAAGCTTTGTGTACTGCTTCTGCTCTTTAACATGTACATAAGAGCTTGTGACTTTACATGTAGAATACAAACGCAGGCTACATGTAGAACATATATGTCTTAAATCTTCTTGGCATTACGTATTGTATGGAtgcttaaaataatacaatgttAAGTCTTTATCAGACATCAGAGTATCATTAATACCACACAATGGTCTCTCTTtagactttcagactgcagtataacagaggaaggatacacTGTTCTGTC
The DNA window shown above is from Tachysurus fulvidraco isolate hzauxx_2018 chromosome 13, HZAU_PFXX_2.0, whole genome shotgun sequence and carries:
- the LOC125146165 gene encoding NLR family CARD domain-containing protein 3-like encodes the protein MSRECEKLQSSEMSQQEKQHKSGTKGRPDSPVPSGVSMKSDQSMPNPLNFTGGTSSMERTSKKNPKIISTTRMESIFKELEHKFITLLKNELNRFKKLLSADYPACSGAEEEDLHCVRESVLKITLHILKNMKQKDLAHTLQIKLASVYQRNLKSGLKDKCKRINEGISQHGTSTLLNQIFTELYITESGSGDVNNEHEVRQIETASRRSATEETPIKCNELFKDKSIRTVLTKGVAGIGKTVSVQKFILDWAEGKANQDVLFLFPLPFRELNLIKQEQFSLMNLIHQFFPMIKDLEVIDSNVYKVLFIFDGLDECRLPLNFQNNEMLCDVTESASVDVLLTNLIKGNLLPSALLWITTRPGAANQIPPERVDQVTEVRGFSDPQKEEYFKKRISDQSLANKIIRHMKSSRSLYIMCHIPVFCWISATVLEKMLGEAESGEIPKTLTQMFTHFLIIQIKHKDQKYNLKYDPDPQKSRESIMALGKLAFHQLDKGNIMFYDEDLRECGIDVREVAVYSGVCTQIFRTESGLHLGKMFSFVHLSVQEFLAALYAFICFTDRKQIKEQVTDLSGLFNKSEMSDFLKGAVDQALQSENGHLDLFLRFLLGLSVESNQKLIRGLLTNTGSSSDCQKDIVEYIKLKFDQNPSPERSINLFYCLNELNDDSLVKEIQSYMSSGRLSEAELSPAQWSALVFVLLTSEEDLEVFELQKFIRSDECFKRLLPVVQESTKVL